TAAGAGAAACATAAGACCGAGGGAGATTCGCTTCAGGGAAGTCGGTCATCAGATGGAGAAGTTTGGAGTTGAGCCCGAAATCGAGCACATAAAGCTCCTCCGCGAGGATTACGATGCCGCTGGTGGAAAGGAAATCTTCCTGAGCTTTGAAGACGTCAAAAACGATATCCTGATAGGGTTCTTGAGATTGAGGATTCCGAGTGAAAAAGCCCACAGGAAGGAGATAAACTGCTGTCCTTCAGCAATAGTCAGGGAGCTCCACGTCTACGGCCCGCTCGTTCCGATTGGAGGGAAGCCACGCTATGAATGGCAACACAGAGGTTACGGAAGGGAGCTTTTGAGTGAAGCTGAAAGGATTGCCCGTGAGGAGTTCGACGTGAAGAAGATGTTGGTCATAAGTGGCGTCGGAGTCAGAGAGTACTACAGAAAGTTCGGCTACTGGAAGAACGGCCCCTACGTGGCTAAGAGACTCGATAAGGGTTACGCCAGCTATAAAAAGAGCAAAGAGTTCGATGCGCACCTGAATACCTAAGGTCTGGCCTTTATCTCCTCTTCCATTGCCCTGAGTTGGGCCCTTTTTACGGCTTCTTCGTGAGCTTTGTCACCTTTCTTCCCCTTTACCCTCTTAGACAGTT
This region of Thermococcus sp. genomic DNA includes:
- a CDS encoding GNAT family N-acetyltransferase; this encodes KRNIRPREIRFREVGHQMEKFGVEPEIEHIKLLREDYDAAGGKEIFLSFEDVKNDILIGFLRLRIPSEKAHRKEINCCPSAIVRELHVYGPLVPIGGKPRYEWQHRGYGRELLSEAERIAREEFDVKKMLVISGVGVREYYRKFGYWKNGPYVAKRLDKGYASYKKSKEFDAHLNT